One part of the Ruegeria sp. SCSIO 43209 genome encodes these proteins:
- a CDS encoding DUF3800 domain-containing protein, with the protein MSWKVYFDESICNRKFVLAGVIFNDQTNAECDAVANWNKLLPLIPSDRGEVFKASEIMRSEAQVDLFVSFYHAFESADCFTCALSFNLEDHKTAVEAIKWPMSHIKHAKKFKRLIRNPYSFAFQRSLAGIVVMGEQLGVTGPLTPVFDDRTEAKKLLENWNALEGWYSSYDSGFSCSLPEFASDNDYPALQMADMLAWLIRKWELKNDDSWTRGADPVLDPLPIGSKLHPGVVHRLEKAEIHAEYQTLYDRIMEELQ; encoded by the coding sequence ATGAGCTGGAAGGTTTATTTCGACGAAAGCATCTGCAATCGAAAATTCGTCCTAGCGGGGGTTATTTTCAATGACCAGACAAATGCGGAGTGCGACGCAGTAGCTAACTGGAATAAACTTCTTCCCCTTATACCAAGTGATCGGGGGGAAGTTTTTAAAGCGAGTGAGATTATGCGCTCGGAGGCTCAGGTCGACTTGTTCGTTAGCTTCTATCATGCGTTCGAAAGTGCCGATTGCTTCACTTGCGCATTGTCGTTCAATCTGGAAGATCACAAGACGGCCGTGGAAGCGATCAAGTGGCCTATGAGCCACATAAAGCATGCGAAGAAGTTCAAGAGACTAATTCGCAACCCATACTCCTTTGCATTCCAAAGATCACTGGCTGGGATCGTTGTTATGGGTGAGCAACTTGGGGTTACAGGTCCGTTAACACCCGTTTTTGACGATAGGACTGAGGCGAAGAAGCTACTCGAAAATTGGAACGCACTTGAAGGCTGGTATTCATCCTATGACTCCGGCTTCTCATGCAGCCTTCCCGAGTTTGCTTCCGATAACGACTATCCGGCTCTTCAAATGGCAGACATGTTGGCTTGGTTGATCCGAAAGTGGGAACTGAAAAACGATGATTCGTGGACGCGAGGTGCAGACCCAGTTCTTGATCCACTTCCCATAGGAAGCAAATTGCACCCTGGCGTTGTCCATAGGCTCGAAAAGGCTGAGATCCACGCTGAATATCAAACCCTTTACGACCGAATTATGGAAGAGCTCCAATAG
- a CDS encoding recombinase family protein, translating into MKIGYRRVSTTDQNLDRQELEGCEKIFEEKLSGANRDRPALRDLIDFAREGDEVIVHSLDRLARDLRDLKSIVDELNDKGVTVEFMQERLRFSPDADDPLSKLQLHLMGAFAEFERSMIRKRQAEGIARAKAKGVYKGRRATIDREQVAEMHAQGLGATEIAKSLGIGRASVYRVLRNE; encoded by the coding sequence ATGAAAATCGGTTATCGCAGAGTAAGCACAACAGATCAGAACTTGGACCGGCAAGAGTTGGAGGGGTGCGAGAAGATCTTTGAAGAGAAACTGAGTGGAGCGAACAGGGATCGGCCAGCGCTTCGAGACTTGATCGACTTTGCCCGGGAAGGCGATGAGGTGATTGTTCACAGCCTCGATCGCTTGGCCCGGGATCTGCGCGACCTTAAGAGCATTGTTGACGAACTAAACGACAAGGGCGTCACGGTTGAATTCATGCAAGAGCGGCTGCGCTTCTCACCCGATGCGGACGATCCGCTCTCAAAGCTGCAGCTGCATCTGATGGGCGCCTTTGCCGAATTCGAACGATCCATGATCCGCAAACGGCAGGCCGAAGGTATCGCGCGTGCAAAGGCCAAGGGCGTCTACAAGGGGCGTAGAGCAACGATAGACCGTGAACAGGTCGCTGAGATGCATGCACAGGGCTTGGGCGCGACGGAGATAGCCAAGTCGCTTGGGATTGGGCGGGCTTCGGTTTATCGGGTTTTGCGAAACGAATAG
- a CDS encoding AAA family ATPase, with translation MPVFLRGASVQYYRGIGPETQYICPFSKINFFVGENNSGKSIILNFLNECLPFSEGLTASEPDSTSANTYRGEKTGHLASAIGIPLDSALDVFKERLISAPWGMTSPVKTLKAILERVSLHGHIWVQPEGANACPAALNEVQVDNAVGWVNQRNWYELWTILANKTGGDPTLHWVPETIGLIVAGLKQNLPESMLIPAKRQLGPKDETFDDLSGKGLIDHLAGIQNPDHHERDLKAAFDQINAFVRTVIGKPDAVLEVPSSRQHLLVHIDNKVLPLSSLGTGIHEVILIAAFCTIHQHKIMCIEEPEIHLHPLLQRKLISYLQENTSNQYFIATHSAAFIDTPGASVFHVENDGTQTYVKEAVSQSQKRGIVDKLGYRASDILQANAVIWVEGPSDRIYIRHWLTSVAPELAEGTHYCILFYGGGLISHLSADDDALEEFIRLKELNRNIAIVIDSDKNSARAHLKPAAQRIKNEMNDDGVVWITKGREIENYVEPDALHNALKDCHPSIYLEKSDVGPYDHAFYFLRRKPKNPDSKLYTKGDKVGAALRVCQQPADISRLDLKARLNELAALIRAANGLPHDASQI, from the coding sequence ATGCCGGTTTTTCTTCGGGGCGCAAGCGTTCAATACTATCGAGGCATCGGTCCCGAGACCCAATACATCTGCCCCTTCTCTAAGATAAACTTCTTTGTGGGAGAGAATAACTCTGGCAAATCGATCATTCTGAATTTTCTGAACGAATGTCTACCGTTTTCAGAAGGGTTGACTGCCAGTGAACCTGACTCCACCTCGGCAAATACATACCGCGGAGAAAAAACTGGTCACTTAGCAAGCGCAATCGGAATCCCTCTCGATAGTGCTTTGGACGTATTTAAAGAACGCCTGATATCTGCGCCATGGGGGATGACTAGCCCTGTTAAAACTTTAAAGGCCATTTTAGAACGGGTGAGTCTCCATGGGCATATATGGGTACAACCCGAAGGCGCTAACGCGTGCCCAGCGGCGCTAAACGAAGTCCAGGTGGACAACGCAGTTGGTTGGGTAAATCAGCGTAATTGGTACGAACTATGGACTATTCTCGCAAATAAAACAGGGGGCGATCCAACACTTCATTGGGTTCCAGAAACTATCGGTCTAATCGTCGCCGGATTGAAGCAAAATCTTCCTGAAAGCATGCTTATACCCGCCAAACGCCAGTTGGGACCCAAAGATGAAACCTTCGATGATCTCTCGGGCAAAGGTCTGATTGATCATCTCGCCGGAATTCAAAACCCTGATCACCATGAACGCGACTTGAAGGCGGCATTCGACCAGATTAACGCATTCGTTCGAACGGTAATAGGCAAACCTGATGCAGTGTTGGAAGTACCCAGTAGCAGACAGCATTTACTTGTTCACATCGACAACAAGGTTCTCCCTCTCTCTTCGCTTGGCACTGGTATCCACGAAGTAATTTTGATCGCTGCATTTTGTACGATTCACCAACACAAGATCATGTGTATTGAGGAACCTGAGATACACTTACATCCCTTGTTGCAGCGCAAGTTAATTAGCTATCTTCAAGAAAACACTTCTAACCAGTACTTTATTGCCACTCACTCGGCTGCATTTATCGATACACCGGGTGCTTCGGTTTTTCATGTAGAAAACGACGGCACTCAAACCTACGTTAAAGAAGCAGTAAGCCAGTCACAAAAACGAGGTATCGTTGATAAACTTGGTTATCGCGCCTCAGATATTTTGCAAGCCAATGCTGTGATATGGGTAGAGGGGCCTTCAGACCGTATCTACATCCGCCATTGGTTGACGAGCGTTGCACCCGAGCTCGCGGAAGGCACACATTATTGTATCCTCTTCTACGGCGGTGGTTTGATTAGCCACCTAAGCGCAGATGATGATGCGCTTGAAGAGTTTATTCGTTTGAAAGAGCTCAATCGAAACATCGCTATTGTCATTGACAGCGACAAAAACAGCGCGCGTGCCCATCTCAAACCAGCCGCTCAACGCATCAAAAACGAAATGAATGACGACGGAGTTGTTTGGATCACGAAAGGCCGAGAGATCGAAAACTATGTAGAGCCTGATGCTCTGCACAACGCGCTAAAAGATTGCCATCCGTCGATCTATCTAGAGAAGAGCGATGTTGGCCCCTACGATCATGCATTCTACTTTTTAAGACGAAAACCCAAAAACCCAGATTCCAAACTATACACCAAAGGCGACAAAGTCGGGGCCGCGCTTCGTGTGTGTCAACAACCTGCGGACATCAGTCGGCTCGACCTAAAGGCTCGACTTAACGAACTTGCTGCCTTGATCCGTGCAGCGAACGGCCTTCCCCATGATGCATCACAGATATGA
- a CDS encoding class I SAM-dependent RNA methyltransferase, with translation MDNNDKFEIFLIATPGLETPLCAEAIERGFSGARIVPGGVVCRGDWPEVWRANLELRGANKVLVRLGSFPAVHLAQLDKRARKFPWASYLRPDIPVKVEATCRKSRIYHAGAARQRIEQAISEGLGTSISLDGKVRVLLRIEKDICTISVDTSGELLHKRGHKPAVAKAPMRETMASMFLRECGFDGSEPVLDPMCGSGTFVIEAAEIALGLPPGRSRQFAFEDLASFDPVVWQKMRTRTGQPETELRFFGSDRNTGAVEASRSNARQAQVDHATRFQHCSVSDIKPPEGPAGLVIVNPPYGARIGDEKRLRSLYGSLGKVLSSRFQRWRVGIITTTPGLARATRLPMLPPGPIVDHGGTKIRLYRTDPLQ, from the coding sequence ATGGACAACAATGATAAATTCGAGATTTTTCTGATTGCCACTCCGGGGCTCGAAACGCCTTTGTGTGCCGAGGCCATCGAGCGCGGATTCTCGGGCGCCAGGATCGTTCCAGGTGGTGTCGTGTGCCGTGGCGATTGGCCGGAAGTCTGGCGCGCCAATCTGGAATTGCGCGGTGCCAACAAGGTTCTGGTGCGACTGGGCAGTTTCCCCGCCGTGCATTTGGCGCAATTGGACAAGCGCGCCCGAAAATTCCCGTGGGCGAGTTATCTCAGGCCAGACATTCCCGTGAAGGTCGAAGCAACCTGCCGTAAATCTCGTATCTATCATGCAGGAGCGGCGCGACAGCGCATCGAACAAGCCATATCCGAGGGGCTCGGCACCTCAATCTCACTCGATGGCAAAGTCCGCGTGCTGCTACGAATCGAAAAAGACATATGCACGATCTCCGTCGACACATCCGGCGAGCTCTTGCACAAGCGCGGTCATAAGCCTGCAGTCGCCAAGGCCCCGATGCGGGAAACAATGGCTTCGATGTTCCTGCGTGAGTGTGGGTTTGACGGGTCTGAACCGGTTCTGGACCCGATGTGTGGCTCTGGAACATTCGTTATCGAAGCGGCTGAAATTGCACTTGGTCTGCCCCCAGGCCGCTCACGTCAGTTCGCATTCGAAGATTTGGCAAGCTTCGATCCAGTTGTCTGGCAAAAAATGCGCACTCGTACCGGTCAACCCGAAACAGAGCTGAGATTCTTTGGCTCAGATCGCAATACAGGCGCAGTCGAGGCTTCACGCTCTAACGCCCGACAGGCACAAGTGGATCATGCCACCCGATTTCAGCACTGTTCGGTCAGTGATATCAAGCCGCCAGAAGGCCCAGCTGGGCTGGTCATCGTCAATCCGCCCTATGGGGCACGCATCGGTGATGAAAAGCGCCTGCGGTCGCTCTATGGCAGTTTAGGCAAGGTATTATCCAGTCGTTTCCAGCGATGGCGTGTCGGCATCATCACCACCACACCCGGACTTGCCCGCGCAACGCGATTGCCAATGCTTCCCCCCGGCCCAATCGTTGATCACGGCGGAACAAAAATCCGACTGTATCGAACCGATCCGTTGCAGTGA
- a CDS encoding Na(+)-translocating NADH-quinone reductase subunit A: protein MQTFKLKKGLDLPVEGAPEQKIQPGPEFSSVAVLGSDYIGLKPKMLVQEGDAVQRGTPLFCHKDAPDAMMVAPLTGKVVAINRGARRVLQSVVIEVSDANDAGIDFSGIGDAETAEGVTAKLCAAGLWTSFRTRPYSKMPVPGSKPTAIFVTAMDSDPLAGDAALVIADAGEAFAAGLAAVSNLTDGKTYLCQQEGASIPGSDLPGIEAAAFSGPHPSGLAGTHIHFLEPLGGDKQVWTIGYQDVIAIGRLMQTGHLDTNIVIALSGPGARQPRLIRTVMGASTDDLTRDEVNVDGIARIISGSILSGQHADGPTAYLGRFARQISIIREDHDQHTLGWILPMPSKYAVQPVLGSAFAKKLYSFTSNLNGGRRAMVPTGVFEELMPQDYLPTQLLRALLVMDTDTAQALGALELDEEDLGLVGFACPAKYEYGLALRDCLTKIEKEG, encoded by the coding sequence ATGCAAACTTTCAAACTAAAAAAAGGGTTGGATTTGCCGGTTGAAGGCGCGCCCGAACAGAAAATCCAGCCGGGGCCTGAATTCTCGTCGGTTGCCGTTCTGGGCAGTGATTATATCGGATTAAAGCCCAAGATGCTGGTGCAAGAGGGCGACGCGGTCCAGCGAGGAACGCCGTTGTTCTGCCACAAGGATGCGCCCGACGCGATGATGGTCGCGCCGCTGACCGGCAAGGTCGTGGCAATTAATCGCGGGGCGCGACGCGTATTGCAAAGCGTGGTGATAGAGGTCTCGGATGCCAATGACGCCGGCATAGACTTCTCGGGCATCGGCGATGCCGAGACTGCCGAAGGTGTTACGGCCAAGCTATGCGCGGCCGGGCTGTGGACTTCTTTCCGGACACGTCCTTATTCAAAGATGCCCGTACCAGGCTCCAAGCCTACAGCAATCTTCGTGACAGCCATGGACAGCGATCCACTGGCAGGTGATGCGGCATTGGTTATTGCGGATGCGGGCGAGGCATTTGCGGCTGGTCTCGCAGCTGTCTCAAACCTGACCGATGGCAAGACTTATCTGTGCCAGCAAGAGGGGGCATCCATCCCCGGTTCCGATCTGCCAGGTATAGAAGCGGCTGCGTTTTCCGGCCCACACCCCTCGGGCCTTGCTGGAACTCATATTCACTTCCTTGAGCCGCTGGGAGGGGACAAGCAGGTTTGGACCATTGGCTACCAGGACGTGATCGCGATCGGTCGTCTGATGCAGACCGGTCATCTGGATACAAACATCGTGATTGCTCTGTCTGGACCGGGCGCGCGCCAACCGCGCCTGATCCGCACCGTGATGGGCGCGTCGACGGATGACCTGACCCGGGATGAAGTGAACGTCGACGGAATCGCGCGGATCATCTCGGGGTCGATCTTGTCGGGGCAGCATGCCGATGGTCCGACCGCCTATCTGGGCCGTTTTGCGCGCCAGATCAGCATTATTCGCGAAGATCATGATCAGCACACACTGGGCTGGATTCTTCCTATGCCTTCGAAATATGCGGTACAGCCTGTTTTGGGATCGGCTTTTGCCAAGAAGCTCTATTCATTCACGTCTAACCTGAATGGTGGTCGCCGCGCGATGGTGCCGACGGGTGTATTCGAAGAGCTTATGCCCCAGGATTATCTGCCGACGCAATTGCTGCGGGCGCTATTGGTGATGGACACCGACACCGCGCAGGCGCTGGGTGCACTGGAACTGGACGAAGAAGACCTGGGCCTTGTGGGCTTTGCCTGCCCTGCGAAATATGAATATGGGCTGGCGCTGCGCGACTGCCTCACCAAGATTGAAAAGGAGGGCTGA
- a CDS encoding NADH:ubiquinone reductase (Na(+)-transporting) subunit B, with product MGLRSFFDRIEPNFTKGGKYEKYFPIYEMVESFIYTPKTVTTVAPHARSYVDMKRIMTYVVIATIPAILWGMYNTGYQANSAIATLGPDSATGWRIAILQVFGISLNPDSIFANVMHGLMYFLPIYITTLVAGGIFEVIFATVRGHEVNEGFLVTSMLYTLIMPATAPLWQVALGIIFGVVIGKEVFGGTGKNFLNPALVGRAFLYFAYPAQMSGDSVWTPVDGFSGATALGISAAEGVQALAADGITWANAFFGQIQGSFGETSTLACMIGLAFLLTTKIANYRLIVGCLAGTIGFTLLLNLIGSDTNPMFAMPWYWHIVLGGYAFGLAFMVTEPVSASHTNMGRYIYGALIGIMVVMIRVINPAFPEGMMLAILFGNVFAPLIDYFVVQANIKRRARRHV from the coding sequence ATGGGTTTGCGCAGCTTCTTCGATCGGATCGAGCCGAACTTTACCAAGGGCGGCAAGTACGAGAAATATTTCCCCATCTACGAGATGGTGGAAAGTTTTATCTACACTCCGAAAACCGTCACGACCGTCGCGCCGCATGCGCGCTCTTACGTGGATATGAAGCGGATCATGACCTACGTCGTGATTGCTACGATCCCCGCAATCCTCTGGGGGATGTATAACACCGGCTATCAGGCAAACTCGGCCATTGCTACGTTGGGACCGGATTCGGCAACAGGCTGGCGGATTGCGATCCTGCAGGTGTTCGGCATCTCGCTGAACCCTGACAGCATTTTCGCCAATGTGATGCATGGATTGATGTATTTCCTTCCGATCTACATCACCACACTGGTTGCGGGCGGTATTTTTGAGGTCATCTTCGCCACTGTGCGCGGCCATGAGGTCAATGAGGGTTTTCTAGTAACCTCCATGCTTTACACACTGATTATGCCTGCGACAGCGCCATTGTGGCAGGTCGCGTTAGGCATCATTTTCGGTGTCGTGATCGGTAAGGAAGTATTTGGCGGCACGGGCAAGAACTTCCTCAACCCGGCGCTGGTCGGGCGTGCTTTCCTATATTTCGCCTATCCCGCGCAAATGTCGGGGGATTCAGTCTGGACCCCGGTGGATGGATTTTCCGGTGCGACTGCATTGGGCATCTCCGCCGCTGAAGGCGTTCAGGCACTGGCGGCCGACGGGATCACCTGGGCCAATGCGTTCTTCGGGCAAATTCAGGGTAGCTTTGGAGAGACATCGACGCTGGCTTGCATGATCGGCCTGGCCTTCCTGCTGACGACCAAGATTGCCAATTATCGCCTGATTGTGGGCTGTCTTGCGGGCACGATAGGCTTCACGCTTCTGCTGAATCTGATCGGATCGGACACAAATCCGATGTTCGCGATGCCTTGGTACTGGCATATCGTGCTTGGGGGCTACGCCTTTGGTCTGGCGTTCATGGTAACTGAGCCCGTTTCGGCCAGCCACACCAATATGGGCCGCTACATCTATGGCGCGCTGATTGGTATCATGGTTGTGATGATCCGCGTCATTAACCCCGCTTTCCCAGAAGGTATGATGCTGGCAATCTTGTTCGGAAACGTTTTTGCGCCGCTGATCGACTATTTCGTCGTCCAGGCAAACATCAAACGGAGGGCGCGTCGCCATGTCTGA
- a CDS encoding Na(+)-translocating NADH-quinone reductase subunit C: MSDTQSNEPKGAIAKFLAASPDSVGKTIFVAVAVCLVASMVVSAAAVSLRPVQEINRLKDKQVNVLQVAGIYEPGIDVTEAFAAFEPHVLELSTGEFVDDQFDASTFDDIAAASDPDLSVALDDDPAGIGRKSKYRVIYLLRDDAGALDKVILPLHGYGLWSTLYGFIALENNGNDIYGLQFYQHGETPGLGAEVDNPRWKALWNGKKLRDDAGDLQITVAKSQPAAGPDFYVDALAGATLTSVGVDNLVKFWMGDAGYAPFLAKLQAGEL; the protein is encoded by the coding sequence ATGTCTGATACGCAATCCAATGAACCCAAGGGAGCGATTGCCAAGTTTCTGGCTGCTTCGCCGGATTCGGTAGGCAAGACTATCTTTGTTGCCGTTGCCGTCTGCCTTGTAGCCTCGATGGTCGTGTCTGCTGCTGCGGTCAGCCTGCGCCCGGTGCAGGAAATCAACCGTTTGAAGGATAAGCAAGTCAACGTTCTGCAAGTTGCCGGCATCTACGAACCAGGCATTGATGTGACCGAGGCATTCGCTGCCTTTGAGCCGCATGTACTGGAATTGTCTACAGGTGAATTCGTTGACGATCAGTTCGACGCGAGCACCTTTGATGATATCGCTGCTGCCAGCGATCCAGATCTGAGCGTCGCTTTGGACGATGACCCGGCTGGGATCGGGCGCAAGTCCAAGTACCGCGTGATCTATCTGCTGCGTGATGATGCAGGCGCGCTCGACAAGGTAATCCTGCCGCTTCACGGTTATGGCCTGTGGTCCACGCTTTATGGTTTCATCGCGCTGGAAAACAACGGCAACGATATCTACGGCCTGCAGTTCTATCAGCACGGTGAGACACCGGGCCTTGGCGCCGAGGTGGACAATCCTCGCTGGAAGGCGCTGTGGAATGGCAAAAAGCTGCGCGATGATGCAGGCGATCTGCAAATCACCGTTGCCAAGTCGCAGCCTGCGGCAGGCCCCGATTTCTATGTCGATGCGCTGGCTGGTGCCACGCTGACGTCGGTTGGTGTCGATAACCTGGTGAAATTCTGGATGGGCGACGCGGGCTACGCCCCGTTCCTGGCCAAACTGCAAGCAGGAGAGCTCTGA
- a CDS encoding NADH:ubiquinone reductase (Na(+)-transporting) subunit D: MSQTKKEMLVDPLVDNNPITLQVLGICSALAVTSSLQVSMVMALAVIFVTSFSSFFISCLRNQIPGSIRIIVQMVIIASLVILVDQILKAYAFEISKTLSVFVGLIITNCIVMGRAEAFAMKNPPVASFIDGMGNGMGYGLILLLVGFIRELFGAGSLFGVTILETVNNGGWYVPNGMLLLPPSAFFIIGLIIWAFRTWKPNQVEEREYKIQQVEAH, translated from the coding sequence ATGTCTCAGACCAAGAAAGAGATGCTGGTCGACCCGCTTGTCGACAACAACCCGATCACGCTGCAGGTGCTGGGCATCTGTTCGGCGCTGGCGGTGACCTCGTCACTGCAGGTTTCTATGGTGATGGCGCTGGCGGTGATCTTCGTGACCTCGTTCTCGTCTTTCTTCATCTCGTGCCTGCGCAACCAGATCCCCGGCTCAATCCGGATCATCGTGCAGATGGTGATCATCGCCTCGCTGGTGATCCTGGTGGACCAGATCCTCAAGGCTTATGCGTTCGAGATTTCCAAAACACTGTCGGTCTTTGTCGGCTTGATCATCACCAACTGTATCGTGATGGGCCGGGCCGAAGCGTTTGCCATGAAGAACCCCCCGGTCGCGTCCTTTATCGACGGTATGGGCAACGGCATGGGCTATGGTCTGATCCTGCTGCTGGTCGGCTTCATTCGTGAGCTGTTTGGCGCCGGGTCACTGTTCGGTGTCACCATTCTGGAGACCGTCAACAACGGCGGCTGGTATGTGCCCAACGGCATGCTGCTGCTGCCGCCGTCGGCTTTCTTCATCATCGGTCTGATCATCTGGGCCTTCCGCACATGGAAGCCGAACCAGGTGGAAGAGCGTGAATACAAAATACAGCAGGTAGAGGCCCACTGA
- the nqrE gene encoding NADH:ubiquinone reductase (Na(+)-transporting) subunit E: protein MEGLISLAVKAIFVENLALSFFLGMCTFIAVSKKISTALGLGISVMVVQAITVPANNLLLNYLLKPGALAWAGFPDVDLTFLGLISYIGVIAAMVQILEMVLDKYFPPLYNALGIFLPLITVNCAILGGSLFMVERDYDFAEAATYGLSSGFGWALAITAMAGVREKLKYSDIPDGLQGLGITFITAGLMAMAFMSFSGVKL from the coding sequence ATGGAAGGTCTGATTTCACTGGCCGTAAAGGCCATCTTTGTCGAAAACCTTGCGCTCAGCTTCTTTCTGGGGATGTGTACCTTCATCGCTGTTTCGAAGAAGATCTCGACCGCGCTTGGTCTGGGCATCTCGGTCATGGTTGTTCAGGCCATCACTGTGCCGGCCAACAATCTACTGCTGAATTATCTGCTGAAACCAGGTGCGCTGGCCTGGGCAGGTTTCCCGGATGTGGACCTGACGTTCCTTGGACTGATCTCGTATATCGGCGTGATCGCAGCGATGGTTCAGATCCTAGAGATGGTGCTGGATAAGTATTTCCCCCCACTCTACAACGCGCTGGGGATTTTCCTGCCGCTGATCACAGTGAACTGCGCCATTTTGGGTGGTTCACTGTTCATGGTGGAACGTGACTACGATTTTGCCGAAGCGGCGACTTACGGTCTGTCCTCTGGCTTTGGCTGGGCTCTGGCGATTACCGCGATGGCGGGTGTTCGGGAAAAGCTGAAGTATTCGGACATTCCCGATGGTCTGCAAGGCCTGGGCATCACTTTCATCACCGCTGGACTGATGGCGATGGCCTTCATGTCCTTCTCGGGCGTGAAACTGTAA
- the nqrF gene encoding NADH:ubiquinone reductase (Na(+)-transporting) subunit F: protein METFGLGVALFTVIVLGLVAIIMAARSKLVSTGNVNITINGEKTISVPAGGKLLQTLAAEKLFVPSACGGGGTCAQCRVRVHSGGGSILPTEESHITKREASCGDRLSCQVAVKQDMDIEVPEEVFGVKKWECTVRSNENVATFIKALTLDLPEGEDVNFRAGGYIQIEAPAHQLAYTDFDVEEEYREDWDRFNLWQYKSVVAEPIERAYSMANYPDEKGMIMLNVRVASPPPGSEGIPPGQMSSYIFNLKPGDKVTISGPFGEFFARETEKEMVFIGGGAGMAPMRSHIFDQLKRLENRNRKISFWYGARSKKEMFFVEDFDTLAKEFDNFEWHVALSDAQPEDDWKGYTGFIHNVLFEEYLKNHPAPEDCEYYMCGPPIMNQSVINMLLDLGVDREDIMLDDFGG, encoded by the coding sequence ATGGAAACCTTTGGCTTAGGTGTAGCCCTTTTCACCGTTATCGTTCTTGGTCTGGTTGCCATCATCATGGCGGCGCGGTCCAAGCTGGTTTCAACCGGTAACGTGAACATCACCATCAATGGTGAGAAAACAATCTCGGTTCCGGCGGGTGGCAAGCTGCTGCAGACGCTTGCCGCAGAGAAGCTATTCGTGCCCTCCGCTTGTGGTGGCGGTGGCACCTGCGCGCAATGTCGCGTGCGCGTGCATTCCGGCGGTGGCTCGATCCTGCCGACCGAGGAAAGCCATATCACCAAGCGAGAGGCGTCTTGTGGTGACCGGCTATCCTGTCAAGTTGCAGTCAAGCAGGATATGGACATCGAAGTTCCCGAAGAGGTCTTCGGCGTCAAGAAATGGGAATGCACAGTTCGCTCGAACGAGAATGTGGCGACCTTTATCAAAGCCCTGACGCTGGACCTCCCGGAAGGTGAGGATGTGAATTTCCGCGCTGGTGGTTACATCCAAATCGAAGCGCCTGCACACCAACTCGCCTATACGGATTTCGACGTAGAAGAAGAATATCGCGAGGATTGGGATCGCTTCAATCTATGGCAGTACAAATCCGTCGTCGCCGAACCGATCGAACGCGCCTATTCCATGGCAAACTATCCGGATGAAAAAGGCATGATCATGCTGAACGTCCGCGTAGCTTCGCCCCCTCCTGGGTCCGAAGGTATCCCTCCGGGTCAGATGTCGTCGTATATTTTCAACCTGAAACCGGGCGACAAGGTCACGATCTCAGGTCCCTTTGGCGAGTTCTTTGCTCGCGAGACAGAAAAAGAGATGGTCTTCATCGGTGGTGGTGCTGGTATGGCCCCAATGCGCAGCCATATCTTTGACCAGCTCAAACGCCTTGAAAACCGCAACCGCAAGATCAGCTTCTGGTATGGAGCGCGGTCGAAGAAAGAGATGTTCTTTGTCGAAGATTTCGACACGCTGGCCAAGGAATTCGACAATTTCGAATGGCACGTTGCGTTGTCGGACGCCCAGCCCGAGGATGACTGGAAAGGCTACACTGGCTTTATCCACAACGTTTTGTTTGAGGAATATCTGAAGAACCACCCCGCACCCGAGGATTGCGAATACTACATGTGTGGTCCGCCAATCATGAACCAGTCGGTCATCAACATGCTGCTGGATCTGGGCGTGGACCGCGAAGACATCATGCTCGACGATTTCGGCGGATAA